From Gordonia crocea, the proteins below share one genomic window:
- a CDS encoding MFS transporter yields the protein MDVSVLFLAMPQLTKHLDPSPTAALWILDSYSFVIAGLLITMGALGDRLGRRRLLLVGATVFGAGSMLAAFAQGPAMLIAARALMGFGGATLLPSSLAIISTMFAEERERSRAIGVWTAAFSGGAAVGPIVGGLLLHHYWWGSVFLINVPVVVALWLAAPLLPADSRAPDAGNAPFDLVGVGLSVGGILGAVYTVKHAALSGVNATAVAVGVLSLALLVGFVVHCIRAEHPLVDIRLLRNPTFAVAICTTLAAMMSLAATTYLINEYLQSVTGRDPLNAALLGIPMAATVCAFSLGSARIVTRLGVRGAFITALAVCATGMAVLQWTGVHDGLWAFLAGTTIAGIGYGTAFSLVSVVAVGSVPPERAGAASGISETAFELGQALGLALLGSLAAVVFARTLRPDDSPYRGTLTDAIAEAGGNTELVETAKSAFMTGMHTALGTAAVILVIMAVVTTMVLPRRTGTAPSTS from the coding sequence ATGGACGTCTCGGTCCTGTTCCTCGCGATGCCGCAGCTGACCAAACATCTGGACCCGTCGCCGACGGCCGCACTGTGGATCCTCGACTCGTACAGTTTCGTGATCGCCGGGCTCCTGATCACGATGGGCGCACTCGGCGACCGCCTGGGTCGGCGGCGCCTGCTGCTCGTCGGCGCCACGGTGTTCGGCGCCGGTTCGATGCTCGCCGCCTTCGCGCAGGGACCCGCGATGCTGATCGCGGCACGGGCGCTCATGGGGTTCGGCGGCGCGACCCTGCTCCCGTCGAGCCTGGCGATCATCTCGACGATGTTCGCCGAGGAACGCGAGCGCTCCCGGGCGATCGGCGTGTGGACCGCGGCCTTCTCCGGTGGCGCGGCGGTGGGTCCGATCGTCGGCGGGCTGCTGCTGCACCACTACTGGTGGGGCTCGGTCTTCCTCATCAACGTGCCGGTCGTCGTCGCACTGTGGCTCGCCGCACCGCTGCTACCCGCCGACTCGCGCGCCCCCGACGCCGGCAACGCCCCCTTCGACCTGGTGGGTGTCGGATTGTCGGTGGGCGGAATCCTCGGTGCCGTCTATACCGTCAAGCACGCCGCCCTCTCGGGGGTGAATGCGACGGCGGTCGCCGTCGGCGTCCTCAGTCTTGCGCTGCTGGTCGGTTTCGTGGTGCATTGCATCCGCGCCGAGCATCCCCTCGTCGACATCCGGCTGCTCCGCAACCCGACCTTCGCCGTCGCGATCTGCACGACCCTGGCCGCGATGATGTCGCTGGCGGCCACGACCTATCTGATCAACGAGTACCTGCAGTCGGTGACCGGGCGCGATCCCCTCAACGCGGCCCTGCTCGGCATCCCGATGGCCGCCACGGTGTGCGCGTTCTCGCTCGGATCGGCACGGATCGTCACCCGCCTCGGGGTGCGCGGGGCGTTCATCACCGCGCTCGCCGTCTGCGCCACCGGCATGGCCGTGCTGCAGTGGACCGGCGTCCACGACGGGTTGTGGGCGTTCCTGGCGGGCACGACGATCGCCGGCATCGGTTACGGCACCGCCTTCAGCCTCGTGTCGGTGGTCGCCGTCGGATCGGTGCCACCCGAGCGCGCCGGCGCCGCGTCGGGCATCTCCGAAACCGCCTTCGAACTCGGCCAGGCACTCGGGTTGGCGTTGCTGGGCTCGTTGGCCGCCGTCGTCTTCGCGCGGACCCTTCGCCCCGACGATTCTCCCTACCGCGGCACCCTGACCGATGCGATCGCCGAAGCCGGTGGCAACACCGAACTCGTCGAGACGGCGAAATCGGCGTTCATGACCGGGATGCACACCGCCCTGGGGACCGCCGCGGTCATCCTCGTCATCATGGCCGTCGTGACGACGATGGTGCTGCCCCGGCGGACCGGAACAGCACCATCGACGAGTTGA
- a CDS encoding copper chaperone PCu(A)C has translation MSSSILSTPRRRRWAATVLTAVATAGILAGCGNDDAAPLTITDQWVKAAPSGMTAAFGTLTNNGTQTVRVVSASSPSAGRTEIHEVVPVAGAMQMRPKQGGLAIPPGGTATLKPGGDHIMLFDLPKPVTAGQNVSITLVLGDGTSVDFTAQARDFPGANESYGH, from the coding sequence ATGTCTTCATCAATCCTGTCCACCCCCCGTCGACGCCGATGGGCGGCGACTGTCCTCACCGCCGTCGCGACGGCGGGCATCCTCGCCGGCTGCGGCAACGACGATGCCGCGCCGTTGACCATCACCGACCAGTGGGTCAAGGCCGCCCCGTCGGGAATGACCGCGGCCTTTGGCACCCTGACCAACAACGGAACGCAAACCGTCCGCGTCGTGTCGGCCTCCTCGCCGTCGGCCGGGCGCACCGAGATCCACGAGGTGGTGCCGGTGGCCGGCGCCATGCAGATGCGGCCCAAACAGGGCGGTCTGGCGATCCCGCCGGGCGGCACCGCAACCCTCAAACCCGGCGGCGACCACATCATGCTGTTCGACCTGCCCAAGCCCGTCACCGCGGGCCAGAACGTGTCGATCACGCTCGTGCTCGGCGACGGGACGTCGGTCGACTTCACCGCGCAGGCCCGGGACTTCCCCGGCGCCAACGAGAGTTACGGGCACTGA
- a CDS encoding lipase family protein: MRQIVVRAPRRVRRVALATVASTVLAAAVTATLPFAQAADFYTPPAQVGPAASQPGVLVRTQPMPSILPGRATRIMYMTSYQDEDPVAATGVVVEPGVPWGGGGPRPTVVIGPGTSGQGDQCAPSKNMGSPIGIDPGKRSVALNYVAPEALLYLNNGVRVVIVDYIGMGTPGVHTYLNRAEQGYAMIDAARAALKLANAPGDAPIGFSGYSQGGGAAAAAAELVGAYAPELDVRATYAGAPTADLISVIRKFDGGRNAGSIGYVLNGLAVRYPKLGPILDRELNPAGKAMLAAVANQCVVDTGNAYGFRRSNLWTTSGLSIGDLVMRTPALLKAFDDQRIGTKRPTAPVLLEGAPADDVVPYGQVRRLYDEWRAKGAAVTILTDGTPPILPGTGATHILAMPPNLVPGANYILSAFAG; encoded by the coding sequence ATGCGCCAGATCGTTGTCCGTGCGCCCCGCCGTGTTCGCCGGGTCGCTCTCGCGACCGTTGCGTCGACGGTGCTCGCCGCCGCGGTGACGGCCACCCTGCCGTTCGCGCAGGCCGCAGACTTCTACACACCGCCCGCCCAGGTGGGGCCGGCGGCATCGCAACCCGGCGTACTCGTCCGGACCCAGCCGATGCCCAGCATCCTCCCGGGACGGGCGACCCGGATCATGTACATGACCAGCTACCAGGACGAGGACCCGGTGGCCGCGACCGGCGTCGTCGTCGAACCCGGCGTGCCGTGGGGCGGCGGCGGACCGCGCCCGACGGTGGTCATCGGTCCGGGCACGTCCGGCCAGGGCGACCAGTGCGCCCCGTCGAAAAACATGGGCAGCCCCATCGGGATCGACCCGGGCAAGCGGAGTGTCGCGCTCAACTACGTCGCGCCGGAGGCATTGCTCTACCTGAACAACGGTGTGCGGGTCGTGATCGTCGACTACATCGGGATGGGCACCCCCGGCGTGCACACGTACTTGAACCGCGCCGAGCAGGGATACGCGATGATCGACGCCGCGCGGGCGGCCCTGAAACTGGCCAACGCGCCCGGAGATGCGCCGATCGGATTCTCCGGCTACTCGCAGGGCGGCGGGGCGGCCGCCGCGGCCGCCGAACTCGTCGGCGCCTATGCCCCCGAACTCGACGTGCGCGCCACCTATGCCGGCGCCCCGACTGCCGATTTGATCAGCGTGATTCGTAAGTTCGACGGCGGTCGCAACGCCGGGTCGATCGGCTACGTGTTGAACGGGCTGGCGGTGCGCTACCCGAAGCTGGGGCCCATCCTCGACCGCGAACTCAACCCGGCCGGCAAGGCGATGCTCGCCGCCGTCGCCAACCAGTGCGTGGTCGATACCGGCAACGCCTACGGATTCCGCCGGAGCAACCTCTGGACGACATCGGGACTGTCCATCGGCGACCTCGTCATGCGGACCCCGGCGCTGCTCAAAGCCTTCGACGACCAGCGCATCGGCACCAAGCGGCCCACCGCGCCGGTGCTGCTGGAGGGGGCGCCGGCCGACGACGTGGTGCCCTACGGGCAGGTGCGACGGCTCTACGACGAGTGGCGCGCCAAGGGTGCGGCGGTGACGATCCTGACCGACGGCACGCCGCCGATACTGCCCGGAACCGGTGCCACGCACATCCTGGCGATGCCGCCCAACCTGGTCCCCGGCGCCAACTACATCCTGTCGGCGTTCGCGGGGTAG
- a CDS encoding metallophosphoesterase, with protein MSERALPRGVASLVSTRAGRLAAAAVGTGAAGLFYATVIERNAFALRHVTMPVLEPGSTPLRVLHISDLHMMPNQYLKQAWVSELASLEPDLVVNTGDNLAHPGAVPAVIQALDGLLTHPGLFVFGSNDYFGPTPKNPFKYFDSEHERKHGEPLPWRDLRAAFIERGWLDATHRTHEIEVAGTRIVAAGVDDPHLDRDRYDTVAGRPNPLAQLRLGLTHSPEPRVLDRFADDGYDLVMAGHTHGGQLCLPFVGALVTNCELDRSRVKGPSRWGAHMRLHVSAGLGTSPYAPARFCCRPEATLLTLTPVSHGGGDDAGIESLPQLAEDRV; from the coding sequence ATGTCTGAACGTGCATTGCCCCGCGGTGTGGCCTCGCTCGTCTCCACCCGCGCCGGTCGCCTCGCGGCGGCCGCGGTCGGGACCGGTGCGGCCGGCCTGTTCTATGCGACGGTGATCGAGCGCAACGCCTTCGCCTTGCGGCACGTGACCATGCCCGTTCTCGAACCGGGTTCGACACCGCTGCGCGTCCTGCACATCAGCGACCTCCACATGATGCCCAACCAATACCTCAAGCAGGCCTGGGTGTCCGAGCTGGCGAGCCTGGAGCCCGACCTGGTCGTCAACACCGGCGACAACCTGGCCCACCCCGGTGCCGTTCCCGCCGTGATCCAAGCACTCGACGGCCTCCTCACCCACCCGGGGCTGTTCGTCTTCGGGTCCAACGACTACTTCGGCCCGACGCCGAAGAACCCGTTCAAGTACTTCGACTCCGAACACGAGCGCAAGCACGGCGAACCGCTGCCGTGGCGCGACCTGCGGGCCGCCTTCATCGAACGCGGATGGCTCGACGCCACGCACCGCACCCACGAGATCGAGGTGGCGGGAACGCGGATCGTGGCAGCCGGCGTCGACGACCCGCACCTCGACCGCGACCGCTACGACACCGTCGCCGGGCGGCCGAACCCGCTCGCCCAGTTGCGCCTCGGGCTCACGCACTCCCCGGAACCGCGCGTCCTCGACCGCTTCGCCGACGACGGCTACGACCTGGTGATGGCCGGCCACACCCACGGCGGGCAGTTGTGCCTGCCGTTCGTCGGGGCGCTGGTGACCAACTGTGAACTCGACCGGTCCCGGGTCAAGGGTCCGTCGCGGTGGGGCGCCCACATGCGCCTGCACGTCAGTGCCGGGCTCGGCACGTCGCCCTACGCGCCGGCCCGCTTCTGCTGCCGCCCCGAGGCGACGCTGTTGACGCTGACCCCGGTCTCGCACGGTGGTGGCGACGACGCCGGTATCGAATCGCTGCCCCAGCTCGCCGAGGACCGGGTCTAG
- the leuA gene encoding 2-isopropylmalate synthase, translating to MTSSDSFVARQGTRIVEPAGPRADGQPAWNPQRGSAMPAHRYRSFADEVEKVSLSDRTWPDNVATRAPLWCAVDLRDGNQALIDPMSPARKRRMFDLLVRMGYKEIEVGFPSASQTDFDFVREIIEDDVIPDDVTIQVLTQCRDELIERTFEACQGAPRVIVHFYNSTSVLQRRVVFRADKDEITAIATRAAHKVLEEEKKYPDTQWRYEYSPESYTGTELSYAKHVCDAVSEIIAPTPDKPLIINLPATVEMATPNVYADSIEWMHRNLARRDSILLSLHPHNDRGEAVAAAELGYLAGADRIEGCLFGNGERTGNVCLVTLGMNLFSRGIDPQISFSDIDEIRRTVEYCNQLNVPERHPYGGDLVYTAFSGSHQDAINKGLDQMKVDADEADADVDDILWQVPYLPIDPKDVGRTYEAVIRVNSQSGKGGVTYIMKADHGLNLPRRLQIEFSREIQKLTDGEGGEVSPKEMWDVFAEEYLNPIRPLERMRQRVDASEVDGGEDTITAVVKIDGVEKEIEGQGNGPLAAFVHALSTVDYDVRVLDYSEHALTAGDDASAVAYVEAEINGETVWGVGIAPSITTASLRAVVSAVNRAHRAAAPEDGEQAERTWAP from the coding sequence ATGACTTCTTCCGACTCTTTCGTCGCCCGTCAGGGCACCCGCATCGTCGAGCCCGCGGGTCCCCGCGCCGACGGACAACCGGCGTGGAACCCGCAGCGCGGGTCGGCCATGCCCGCCCACCGCTACCGATCCTTCGCCGACGAGGTCGAGAAGGTATCGCTGTCCGACCGCACGTGGCCCGACAACGTCGCCACCCGCGCCCCGCTGTGGTGTGCGGTCGACCTGCGCGACGGCAACCAGGCGCTCATCGACCCGATGAGCCCGGCCCGCAAGCGCCGCATGTTCGACCTGCTGGTCCGCATGGGCTACAAGGAGATCGAGGTCGGCTTCCCGTCGGCGAGCCAGACCGACTTCGACTTCGTCCGCGAGATCATCGAGGACGACGTCATCCCCGACGACGTCACCATCCAGGTGCTGACGCAGTGCCGCGACGAGCTGATCGAGCGGACCTTCGAGGCCTGCCAGGGCGCGCCCCGGGTGATCGTGCACTTCTACAACTCGACGTCGGTGCTGCAGCGCCGCGTGGTGTTCCGCGCCGACAAGGACGAGATCACCGCCATCGCAACGCGCGCCGCGCACAAGGTGCTCGAGGAGGAGAAGAAGTACCCCGACACCCAGTGGCGCTACGAGTACTCGCCGGAGTCCTACACCGGGACCGAGCTGAGCTACGCCAAGCACGTCTGCGACGCGGTCAGCGAGATCATCGCGCCGACGCCGGACAAGCCGCTGATCATCAACCTGCCGGCCACGGTGGAGATGGCGACCCCCAACGTCTACGCCGATTCGATCGAGTGGATGCACCGCAACCTGGCGCGCCGCGACTCGATCCTGCTGAGCCTGCACCCGCACAACGACCGCGGCGAGGCCGTCGCGGCCGCCGAACTGGGCTACCTGGCCGGTGCCGATCGCATCGAGGGCTGCCTGTTCGGCAATGGTGAGCGCACCGGAAACGTCTGCCTGGTGACCCTGGGCATGAACCTGTTCTCCCGCGGCATCGACCCGCAGATCTCCTTCTCCGACATCGACGAGATCCGTCGCACGGTGGAGTACTGCAACCAGCTGAACGTCCCCGAGCGCCACCCGTACGGCGGCGACCTGGTCTACACCGCGTTCTCCGGCAGCCACCAGGACGCCATCAACAAGGGCCTGGACCAGATGAAGGTCGACGCCGACGAGGCCGACGCCGATGTCGACGACATCCTGTGGCAGGTGCCCTACCTGCCGATCGACCCGAAGGACGTCGGGCGCACCTATGAGGCGGTCATCCGCGTCAACAGCCAGTCCGGCAAGGGCGGCGTCACCTACATCATGAAGGCCGACCACGGCCTGAACCTGCCGCGCCGGCTGCAGATCGAGTTCAGCCGCGAGATCCAGAAGCTCACCGACGGCGAGGGCGGCGAGGTGTCGCCCAAGGAGATGTGGGACGTTTTCGCCGAGGAGTACCTCAACCCGATCCGCCCGCTGGAGCGGATGCGCCAACGCGTCGACGCGTCGGAGGTCGACGGCGGCGAGGACACCATCACCGCGGTCGTGAAGATCGACGGCGTCGAGAAGGAGATCGAGGGGCAGGGCAACGGTCCGCTCGCCGCCTTCGTCCACGCGCTGTCCACCGTCGACTACGACGTCCGCGTCCTGGACTACTCCGAGCACGCGCTGACCGCCGGCGACGACGCGAGTGCTGTCGCCTACGTCGAGGCCGAGATCAACGGTGAGACCGTGTGGGGCGTGGGTATCGCCCCGTCGATCACGACGGCCAGCCTGCGTGCCGTGGTCTCCGCGGTCAACCGCGCCCACCGCGCCGCCGCCCCCGAGGACGGCGAACAAGCCGAGCGCACCTGGGCTCCGTAA
- a CDS encoding aspartate-semialdehyde dehydrogenase — protein MGAKIGVVGATGQVGGVMRTLLAQRGFPADEVRFFASARSAGKKLPWGDGEIVVEDASTADPSGLDIALFSAGATMSREQAPRFAAAGVTVIDNSSAWRKDPDVPLVVSEVNGELAKNPPKGIIANPNCTTMAAMPVLKPLHDAVGLRRLIVSSYQAVSGSGLAGVAELATQVRAVAPEAEKLVYDGSSVQFPEPVKYVAPIAFDVIPLAGALVDDGSEETDEDQKLRNESRKILGLPELLVSGTCVRVPVFTGHSLSINAEFDQSISPDQARTILADAAGVELVDVPTPLAAAGKDVSLVGRIRQDPGAPDGKGLALFVSGDNLRKGAALNTIQIAELLV, from the coding sequence ATGGGTGCGAAGATCGGTGTGGTCGGCGCGACCGGGCAGGTCGGCGGCGTGATGCGGACCCTGCTGGCGCAGCGGGGCTTCCCGGCCGACGAGGTCCGCTTCTTCGCGTCGGCACGGTCGGCGGGCAAGAAGCTGCCGTGGGGCGACGGCGAGATCGTCGTCGAAGACGCGTCGACGGCCGACCCCAGCGGTCTGGACATCGCGCTGTTCTCCGCGGGCGCGACGATGTCGCGCGAGCAGGCACCCCGCTTCGCCGCGGCCGGTGTCACCGTCATCGACAACTCGTCGGCGTGGCGCAAAGACCCCGACGTTCCGCTGGTGGTCTCCGAGGTCAACGGCGAGTTGGCGAAGAACCCGCCCAAGGGCATCATCGCCAACCCGAACTGCACGACGATGGCCGCGATGCCGGTCCTCAAGCCGCTGCACGACGCGGTCGGCCTGCGCCGACTGATCGTCTCGTCCTACCAAGCGGTGTCCGGCAGTGGCCTGGCCGGGGTGGCGGAGTTGGCCACCCAGGTGCGGGCGGTGGCGCCCGAGGCGGAGAAGCTCGTCTACGACGGGTCGTCGGTGCAGTTCCCGGAACCGGTGAAGTACGTCGCGCCGATCGCGTTCGACGTCATCCCGCTGGCCGGGGCGCTCGTCGACGACGGGTCCGAGGAGACCGACGAGGACCAGAAGCTGCGCAACGAGTCGCGCAAAATCCTCGGGCTTCCCGAGCTTCTGGTGAGCGGCACCTGCGTGCGGGTCCCGGTGTTCACCGGGCACTCCCTGTCGATCAACGCCGAGTTCGACCAGTCGATCAGTCCCGACCAGGCCCGCACGATTCTGGCCGACGCCGCGGGCGTCGAGCTCGTCGACGTGCCGACCCCGCTGGCCGCGGCCGGCAAGGACGTGTCGCTGGTCGGCCGGATCCGGCAGGACCCGGGCGCTCCCGACGGAAAGGGCCTGGCCCTGTTCGTCTCCGGCGACAACCTCCGCAAGGGCGCTGCCCTCAACACCATTCAGATCGCCGAACTGCTGGTCTGA
- a CDS encoding organic hydroperoxide resistance protein, which yields MSVEVAYRVSSTATGGGRDGHVASEPGRINLDLQPPVELGGSGNGANPEELFSAGYAACFLGALRLVAKNAKVAIPDATTVTVTAGIGKDLEDNGFGLVADIAVALPGLDQAQADELAQAAHGFCPYSKATKGNIAHTVTATV from the coding sequence ATGAGTGTTGAGGTTGCCTACCGAGTTTCGTCGACCGCCACCGGCGGCGGACGCGACGGCCACGTGGCGTCCGAACCCGGTCGTATCAATCTTGATCTTCAACCGCCCGTCGAGCTCGGCGGCAGCGGCAACGGCGCCAACCCGGAGGAGCTGTTCTCCGCCGGCTACGCCGCCTGTTTCCTCGGGGCGCTGCGCCTCGTCGCGAAGAACGCGAAGGTCGCCATCCCCGACGCGACGACGGTCACGGTGACCGCCGGCATCGGCAAGGACCTCGAGGACAACGGGTTCGGCCTCGTCGCCGATATCGCCGTGGCGCTGCCGGGTCTGGATCAGGCGCAGGCAGATGAATTGGCGCAGGCCGCGCATGGTTTCTGCCCGTATTCGAAGGCCACCAAGGGCAATATCGCGCACACGGTGACCGCCACGGTGTGA
- a CDS encoding hemophore-related protein → MTALRHKVAAAIVGVGAVSVLATGVANAAPVHGPAPKPVPKSTPVPETNCTLGQVEKALAKEDPAAWKKINKNPQHRARFEQMVVLTKEQRKEKKAEWKRAHPTEAGIVQFLKDNNISMHSPQEKAKMKAERKATMEKVKATCSKY, encoded by the coding sequence ATGACTGCTCTGCGTCACAAGGTCGCCGCCGCCATCGTCGGTGTCGGTGCCGTCTCGGTGCTCGCCACCGGCGTTGCCAACGCGGCCCCGGTCCACGGCCCCGCGCCCAAGCCGGTGCCGAAGTCCACCCCGGTCCCGGAGACCAACTGCACCCTCGGCCAGGTGGAGAAGGCGTTGGCCAAGGAAGACCCGGCCGCGTGGAAGAAGATCAACAAGAACCCGCAGCACCGCGCCCGGTTCGAGCAGATGGTCGTCCTGACCAAGGAGCAGCGCAAGGAGAAGAAGGCGGAGTGGAAGCGCGCCCACCCGACCGAGGCCGGCATTGTGCAGTTCCTCAAGGACAACAACATCTCGATGCACTCCCCGCAGGAGAAGGCGAAGATGAAGGCCGAGCGCAAGGCCACCATGGAGAAGGTCAAGGCGACCTGCTCGAAGTACTGA
- a CDS encoding Dyp-type peroxidase translates to MSDSTAPRSGLSRRRLLTGSAAVLGAAGVGAAAASAASRPDHHSPTVPFFGTHQAGVATAPQAHAQFLALDLRPGLGADEAMALLRLWTTDAARLTAGTPALADTEPELAHAPARLTVTVGFGPTFFDRVGRADRRPASVTPLPPLRIDRLEPRWSGGDLLLRVGSDDPVTLAHAVRVLGKNVRTLATLRWSQRGFRHAVGTHPSGQTMRNLMGHLDGTVNPAPGPDLDGLVWHDGTAQPWFAGGTTMVVRRIRMLLDTWDELDPDARDLTMGRRQDNGAPLTGTSEHDEPDFTRTREGIPIIPANAHIARAHARTPAERFLRQAYNYDDPPPPGRTSEAGLIFVAYQRDVVEQFLPVQRRLAEADALNTWTTPIGSAVFAIPPGVRSDDEYLGQTLFE, encoded by the coding sequence GTGTCCGACTCGACCGCACCGCGGTCGGGTCTGAGCCGGCGGCGACTCCTCACCGGGAGCGCCGCCGTGCTCGGGGCGGCCGGGGTCGGTGCCGCGGCCGCCTCGGCCGCGAGCCGACCCGACCACCACTCCCCGACCGTCCCCTTCTTCGGCACGCACCAGGCCGGCGTGGCGACCGCCCCGCAGGCCCACGCACAGTTCCTCGCCCTCGATCTGCGGCCCGGCCTGGGTGCCGACGAGGCGATGGCGCTGCTGCGGCTGTGGACCACCGATGCCGCCCGCCTGACTGCCGGGACACCCGCCCTCGCCGACACCGAACCGGAGTTGGCGCACGCCCCGGCGCGCCTGACGGTGACGGTGGGATTCGGCCCGACCTTTTTCGACCGGGTCGGCCGGGCCGACCGCCGGCCCGCCTCGGTCACGCCGCTCCCGCCGCTGCGCATCGACCGACTCGAGCCGCGCTGGAGTGGCGGCGATTTACTGCTGCGCGTCGGCAGCGACGACCCGGTGACCCTCGCCCACGCCGTGCGGGTGTTGGGCAAAAACGTGCGCACCCTGGCGACGCTGCGCTGGTCGCAGCGGGGATTCCGGCACGCCGTCGGCACGCATCCGTCCGGCCAGACCATGCGCAACCTCATGGGCCACCTCGACGGGACGGTCAACCCGGCGCCCGGCCCCGACCTGGACGGCCTCGTCTGGCACGACGGCACCGCCCAGCCCTGGTTCGCCGGGGGCACGACGATGGTGGTGCGCCGCATCCGAATGTTGCTGGACACCTGGGACGAGCTCGACCCCGACGCCCGCGACCTGACGATGGGGCGGCGGCAGGACAACGGGGCGCCGCTGACCGGCACGTCCGAGCACGACGAACCCGACTTCACCCGGACCCGCGAAGGGATCCCGATCATCCCCGCCAACGCGCACATCGCGCGCGCCCACGCGCGAACCCCCGCCGAGCGCTTCCTGCGGCAGGCCTACAACTACGACGACCCGCCGCCGCCCGGCCGGACCAGCGAGGCCGGACTGATTTTCGTCGCCTACCAGCGCGACGTCGTAGAGCAGTTCCTGCCGGTGCAACGGCGCCTCGCCGAGGCCGATGCGCTCAACACCTGGACGACGCCGATCGGGTCCGCGGTGTTCGCCATCCCGCCGGGGGTGCGCTCCGACGACGAGTACCTGGGGCAGACGCTGTTCGAGTAG
- a CDS encoding aspartate kinase — protein MALVVQKYGGSSVATAERIRRVAERIVETRRRGDDVVVVVSAMGDTTDELLDLAEQVNPAPPPREMDMLLTSGERISNALVAMAIASLGAEAQSFTGSQAGVITTSSHGKAKIIDVTPGRVRNALDEGKVVLVAGFQGVAQDTKDVTTLGRGGSDTTAVALAAALNADVCEIYTDVDGIYTADPRIVPNARHLQHVSFEEMLEMAAAGAKVLMLRCVEYARRYNVPVHVRSSYSNKPGTLVTGSMEDIPVEEAILTGVAHDRSEAKVTVVGLDDTPGSAGKVFRAVADAEIDIDMVLQNISKVETGKTDITFTLPRELGPVAVERLNGLRNDIGFSEVLYDDHIGKVSLVGAGMRSHPGVTATFCEALAKAGINIELISTSEIRISVLIRDTDLDDAVRVLHEAFDLGGDEEAVVYAGTGR, from the coding sequence GTGGCGCTCGTAGTGCAGAAGTATGGCGGATCCTCGGTCGCAACGGCCGAGCGGATCCGCCGGGTCGCCGAGCGCATCGTGGAGACGCGGCGCCGCGGCGATGACGTCGTCGTGGTCGTGTCCGCGATGGGCGACACCACCGACGAGCTGCTGGATCTCGCCGAACAGGTGAACCCGGCGCCACCGCCGCGCGAGATGGACATGCTGCTGACCTCGGGTGAGCGCATCTCCAACGCACTGGTCGCGATGGCCATCGCCTCCCTGGGGGCCGAGGCGCAGTCGTTCACCGGCTCCCAGGCCGGCGTCATCACGACCAGCAGCCATGGCAAGGCCAAGATCATCGACGTCACGCCGGGGCGCGTCCGCAATGCCCTCGACGAGGGGAAGGTCGTCCTCGTCGCCGGGTTCCAGGGCGTCGCCCAGGACACCAAGGACGTCACGACACTGGGCCGGGGCGGCTCGGACACCACCGCCGTGGCCCTGGCCGCCGCCTTGAACGCCGACGTCTGCGAGATCTACACCGACGTCGACGGCATCTACACCGCCGACCCGCGCATCGTGCCCAACGCGCGCCACCTGCAGCACGTCTCCTTCGAGGAGATGCTGGAGATGGCGGCCGCCGGGGCCAAGGTGCTCATGCTGCGCTGCGTGGAATACGCGCGGCGTTACAACGTTCCCGTTCACGTGCGCTCGTCGTACTCGAACAAGCCCGGCACCCTGGTGACCGGATCGATGGAGGACATTCCCGTGGAAGAAGCGATTCTCACCGGCGTCGCACACGACCGCAGCGAGGCCAAGGTCACCGTCGTCGGACTCGACGACACCCCCGGTTCGGCCGGCAAGGTGTTCCGCGCCGTTGCCGACGCCGAGATCGACATCGACATGGTGCTGCAGAACATCTCGAAGGTGGAGACCGGCAAGACCGACATCACCTTCACCCTGCCGCGCGAGCTGGGCCCGGTGGCCGTGGAGCGCCTCAACGGGCTGCGCAACGACATCGGTTTCTCCGAGGTGCTCTACGACGACCACATCGGCAAGGTGTCGCTCGTCGGCGCCGGCATGCGCTCGCACCCCGGCGTCACCGCCACCTTCTGCGAGGCGCTGGCGAAGGCCGGGATCAACATCGAGCTGATCTCCACGTCGGAGATCCGCATCTCGGTCCTCATCCGCGACACCGACCTCGACGACGCGGTGCGCGTCCTGCACGAGGCCTTCGACCTAGGCGGCGACGAGGAAGCCGTCGTCTACGCCGGAACGGGGCGATAG